A genomic segment from Polyangium mundeleinium encodes:
- a CDS encoding DUF72 domain-containing protein produces the protein MLGSSRLARPKVFPMKQLVLFSGKPEPELPEIDADRAIAEKLAPTVQMGTSTWTFPGWRGIFYPKDIPEREITTHGLRLYTRNPLFRTVGIDRSYYAPLRAEELARYRDDLPDGYGCAMKVWSGIVARRDPHTGERSPWFLDPRAFEERVLVPIEKSFSRNVGVFLLVLSPIRAEERMDAGELAERLDRFFEAAPRSFRYAVELRNPELLSRAYLDTLARHEVTHVLGLWERMPTIGRQLAVPKILTAPLVVCRLSIRPGERYEERRRICAPFDKIVATDEASRADVVEVAARCAREGRSLMVLVNNKVEGSAPLTVRALARRIAAGR, from the coding sequence ATGCTAGGTTCGTCGCGGCTCGCCCGGCCGAAGGTGTTTCCCATGAAGCAGCTCGTGTTGTTCTCGGGCAAGCCCGAGCCCGAGCTCCCCGAGATCGATGCAGACCGCGCGATCGCCGAGAAGCTCGCTCCTACCGTTCAGATGGGGACGTCGACGTGGACGTTCCCAGGCTGGAGAGGAATTTTCTACCCAAAGGATATCCCCGAGCGGGAAATCACGACGCACGGGCTCCGGCTCTACACGCGAAACCCGCTGTTCCGCACCGTAGGGATCGATCGGAGCTACTACGCGCCGCTGCGCGCCGAGGAGCTCGCGCGGTACCGCGACGATCTGCCCGACGGGTACGGCTGCGCGATGAAGGTGTGGAGCGGAATCGTGGCGCGGCGGGATCCCCACACGGGAGAGCGCTCCCCCTGGTTCCTCGATCCACGCGCGTTCGAAGAGCGCGTGCTCGTTCCGATCGAGAAGAGTTTTTCCCGGAACGTGGGCGTGTTCTTGCTCGTGCTCTCGCCGATCCGCGCCGAGGAGCGGATGGATGCCGGCGAGCTCGCCGAGCGGCTCGATCGGTTCTTCGAAGCAGCGCCGCGATCGTTTCGCTACGCCGTGGAGCTCCGAAACCCGGAGCTGCTTTCGAGGGCGTACCTCGACACGCTCGCGCGGCACGAGGTGACACACGTGCTCGGCCTGTGGGAGCGAATGCCCACGATCGGCCGGCAACTCGCGGTGCCGAAGATCCTGACGGCGCCGCTCGTCGTGTGCCGGTTGTCCATACGCCCCGGCGAGAGGTACGAGGAGCGGCGGCGGATCTGCGCGCCCTTCGACAAGATCGTGGCGACGGACGAGGCGTCCCGCGCCGACGTCGTGGAGGTCGCAGCGCGCTGCGCCCGCGAGGGCCGAAGCCTCATGGTGCTCGTGAACAACAAGGTGGAAGGGTCCGCGCCGCTGACCGTGCGCGCGCTCGCGCGGCGGATCGCTGCGGGTCGCTGA
- a CDS encoding slr1658 superfamily regulator: MSEIIGVYSLDDSFSEHMSLTLYPDSFAVRWSLCNLTANFMAEYFAELFPDADNDGKLISRAEVSGAVSYVLNELVENAVKFNRSGDINVTVGIGKEDLVCLVSNHIANGEVPPLREKLLELSREDPGELLRRQAEANAEDVEATGSGLGYLIIMSDYGVSLGWKLDPVSAQNTCIRTMARLPILKERARMEIKGGNYRVWYDPAEVTVYFEGILRLGGPQEYQPIEDLLEKVLLGNAKSITIDMRTLNFLNSSGINVLYKFAIAMRKKGDVQLVVRGSKAIPWQGKSLPNLKKFNQNFEMIFCD, translated from the coding sequence ATGAGTGAGATCATTGGCGTCTATTCGCTGGACGATTCGTTCAGCGAGCACATGTCGTTGACCCTGTACCCGGATTCGTTCGCGGTGCGGTGGAGCCTCTGCAACCTCACGGCGAACTTCATGGCGGAGTACTTCGCCGAGCTCTTTCCGGATGCGGACAACGACGGGAAGCTCATCAGCCGGGCGGAGGTCAGCGGCGCGGTGAGCTATGTGTTGAACGAGCTCGTGGAAAACGCCGTCAAGTTCAACCGCAGCGGTGACATCAACGTCACGGTTGGGATTGGCAAGGAAGATCTGGTGTGCCTGGTGAGCAACCACATCGCCAACGGCGAAGTCCCTCCGCTGCGGGAGAAGCTGCTCGAGCTCTCGCGTGAGGATCCGGGGGAGCTTCTGCGTCGCCAGGCCGAGGCCAACGCCGAGGACGTCGAGGCGACGGGCTCCGGGCTCGGGTATCTCATCATCATGAGCGACTATGGCGTGAGCCTGGGGTGGAAGCTCGATCCGGTCTCAGCGCAGAACACTTGCATTAGGACGATGGCGCGGCTGCCCATCTTGAAGGAAAGGGCGAGAATGGAAATCAAAGGTGGAAACTATCGAGTCTGGTACGACCCCGCGGAGGTCACGGTCTACTTCGAGGGTATCTTGCGCCTCGGCGGACCGCAGGAATACCAGCCGATCGAGGATCTGCTCGAGAAGGTCCTCCTGGGCAATGCGAAGTCGATCACGATCGACATGCGCACGCTGAACTTCCTGAACAGCTCTGGCATCAACGTGCTCTACAAGTTCGCCATCGCCATGCGGAAGAAGGGTGACGTGCAGCTTGTCGTCCGGGGCTCGAAGGCCATTCCGTGGCAGGGCAAGTCGCTCCCGAACCTCAAGAAGTTCAACCAGAACTTCGAGATGATCTTCTGTGACTGA
- a CDS encoding outer membrane beta-barrel protein, producing MTTGRIVAALVAFAALGAPTLAHAQDTRRGLPPADQPAIRQIPRPTAYSVEGGAGIVGFLGGVGSLGPGWNVRVTGMINDRWAVEGNYLGSANTRADTRTQLVMTSLDAGFRYNLAEANRLPLQPFIVGGVGYAGFAGRYGDGFTLVVPVGVGADRMLTESIKVGARFNYRPAFFDNLGSSITPVNDEPGADTWSLLAQIGGGF from the coding sequence ATGACCACCGGACGAATCGTGGCGGCCCTCGTGGCTTTTGCCGCCCTGGGAGCGCCGACCTTGGCCCACGCGCAGGACACCCGGCGCGGCCTGCCGCCGGCCGATCAGCCCGCCATTCGCCAGATCCCGAGGCCGACGGCGTACTCCGTGGAAGGCGGCGCGGGCATCGTCGGGTTCCTGGGCGGCGTCGGCAGCCTCGGCCCCGGCTGGAACGTGCGCGTCACCGGCATGATCAACGATCGCTGGGCGGTCGAAGGCAACTACCTCGGAAGCGCCAACACCCGCGCCGATACCCGCACCCAGCTCGTGATGACGTCGCTCGACGCAGGCTTCCGTTACAACCTCGCCGAGGCGAACCGCCTCCCGCTCCAGCCGTTCATCGTCGGCGGCGTCGGGTACGCCGGCTTCGCGGGCAGATACGGTGACGGCTTCACGCTCGTCGTCCCCGTCGGCGTGGGCGCGGATCGCATGCTCACCGAGAGCATCAAGGTCGGCGCGCGCTTCAACTACCGCCCGGCCTTCTTCGACAACCTGGGCTCGAGCATCACGCCGGTCAACGACGAGCCCGGCGCCGACACCTGGTCGCTCCTCGCGCAGATCGGCGGCGGCTTCTGA
- a CDS encoding L,D-transpeptidase, which translates to MTTDARLVPTSKLKPARGSTFHGVDMRKGWELPLAFVRVPDAYKYDTSKRSLEKAGKLAFHTPIQLTGKSMRIGETRLVEAKDGTWIKDSDVAIAVKPSELPSFAAKTKKWIDISILSQILILYEGTKPVFATAVATGRDGLGDPKKTYSTVRGTFKIREKHVTTTMDSHEVGNKFELRDVPWVQYFEAGYALHAAPWHDEYGKPRSHGCINLSPIDARRVFMWTDPPLPTDWHGVQASESTGEGTVVHIHP; encoded by the coding sequence ATGACCACGGATGCGCGCCTCGTGCCGACCTCGAAGCTCAAGCCTGCGCGGGGATCGACGTTCCACGGCGTCGACATGCGCAAGGGCTGGGAGCTGCCGCTCGCGTTCGTGCGCGTCCCCGACGCGTACAAGTACGACACGAGCAAGCGCTCGCTCGAGAAGGCGGGCAAGCTCGCGTTCCACACGCCCATCCAGCTCACGGGCAAGAGCATGCGGATCGGCGAGACGCGCCTCGTCGAGGCCAAGGACGGGACGTGGATCAAGGACAGCGACGTGGCGATCGCGGTCAAACCCTCGGAGCTGCCGAGCTTCGCGGCGAAGACGAAGAAGTGGATCGACATCTCGATCCTGAGCCAGATCCTCATCCTGTACGAGGGGACGAAGCCGGTCTTCGCGACGGCGGTGGCGACGGGCCGCGACGGGCTCGGGGATCCCAAGAAGACGTACTCGACCGTGCGCGGCACCTTCAAGATCCGCGAGAAGCACGTCACGACCACGATGGACTCGCACGAGGTCGGCAACAAGTTCGAGCTGCGCGACGTGCCGTGGGTGCAGTACTTCGAGGCGGGTTACGCGCTCCACGCGGCGCCGTGGCACGACGAGTACGGAAAGCCCCGGAGCCACGGCTGCATCAACCTCTCGCCGATCGACGCGCGCCGCGTCTTCATGTGGACCGATCCGCCGCTCCCCACGGATTGGCACGGCGTGCAGGCGAGCGAATCCACGGGCGAAGGCACCGTGGTGCACATCCACCCCTGA
- a CDS encoding ATP-binding protein, producing the protein MSAGGNRTQTAVGASISIAPLDHVAGDVAGLLGNFLFDLLGMFYPRQICSKANVVVIELVTNVMEHCSIRDGALRVDLKIDGDELMITVANPATEDEFKAVRDRFTIIANAEDPRKLLADTVYRRRIDKAKGGLGLMRLTAESKFKLTAEYEQGFLVVKALFPMRGFA; encoded by the coding sequence ATGAGCGCCGGGGGCAACCGGACGCAGACGGCCGTCGGAGCGTCGATTTCCATCGCGCCGCTCGATCACGTGGCCGGCGACGTGGCAGGCCTGCTCGGGAACTTTCTCTTCGACCTTTTGGGGATGTTTTACCCGCGGCAGATCTGCTCGAAGGCGAACGTGGTCGTCATCGAGCTGGTCACCAACGTGATGGAGCATTGCTCGATCCGGGACGGCGCCTTGCGCGTCGACCTGAAGATCGACGGCGACGAGCTCATGATCACCGTGGCGAACCCCGCCACGGAAGACGAGTTCAAAGCCGTCCGCGATCGCTTCACCATCATCGCCAACGCCGAGGACCCGCGGAAGCTCCTCGCTGACACGGTCTATCGCCGGCGTATCGACAAGGCGAAGGGAGGCCTCGGCCTCATGCGACTCACCGCGGAGAGCAAGTTCAAGCTCACGGCTGAGTACGAGCAGGGGTTCCTCGTTGTCAAAGCGCTATTCCCGATGAGAGGTTTCGCATGA
- a CDS encoding PP2C family protein-serine/threonine phosphatase: MSVVHELTLEHATRIENELELQHRTLSEDLEVARGIQQALLPDASALSAELEIAIYHKQLAEVGGDYYDFSQLPGERFAVSVFDISGHGVSSALIMSFLKAQIENATRRSDSPSAIVDWVNRASYAFLRGVRRYATVNFVVFSDRFIRYVSGGGYGLLVRHGMQRTFNRVGNYIGLRTKPFREFELPFEQGDVLALYTDGMVEALDAEGKGYTVQRLNDIIARHSEEPVQDILKRCVDDYTSFRAEDIDDITLLIMRRCAK, from the coding sequence ATGTCCGTGGTGCACGAGCTCACGCTCGAGCACGCGACGCGCATCGAGAACGAGCTCGAGCTTCAGCACCGGACCCTGAGCGAGGACCTCGAGGTTGCCCGAGGGATCCAGCAGGCGCTTTTGCCAGACGCGTCCGCGCTCTCTGCGGAGCTGGAAATCGCCATCTACCACAAGCAGCTCGCGGAGGTTGGAGGAGATTACTACGATTTTTCCCAGCTACCCGGGGAACGCTTCGCTGTCAGCGTGTTCGACATCTCGGGGCACGGGGTGTCGTCGGCGCTCATCATGTCCTTCTTGAAGGCGCAGATTGAGAATGCGACGCGGCGTTCCGACAGCCCGAGCGCGATCGTGGATTGGGTCAACCGTGCATCGTATGCCTTCCTCCGCGGAGTGAGGCGGTATGCCACGGTGAACTTCGTTGTGTTCAGCGATCGGTTCATCCGTTACGTTTCCGGAGGCGGATATGGGCTCCTGGTCCGGCACGGGATGCAGCGAACGTTCAACAGGGTGGGCAATTACATCGGTTTGAGGACCAAACCGTTCCGTGAGTTCGAGCTGCCGTTCGAGCAGGGAGACGTCCTGGCGCTGTACACGGATGGTATGGTCGAGGCTTTAGATGCAGAGGGAAAGGGTTATACCGTGCAACGTCTCAACGACATCATCGCGCGGCATAGCGAAGAACCCGTCCAGGATATCCTGAAGAGATGTGTAGACGACTATACGTCCTTCAGGGCCGAGGACATCGACGACATCACGCTCCTCATCATGCGAAGGTGCGCTAAATGA
- a CDS encoding hybrid sensor histidine kinase/response regulator, translated as MITRQVHHLGRRVDDLLDVSRVARGLISLSKRPTELESVITRALEMASPLLEERRHHVTMNVPRTGLSVNADPDRLAQVFANLFTNAAKYTEPGGSVEVSAARHGETLVSAVRDTGVGMSAELLARVFEPFVQGAQGMRGSSDAARGRDPRAGMARGRGLRRAAGALDARVIRAGRGRARHRAAGDGRLRARRADPRASGGAAPRLLAVTGYGQEEDRRHTAEAGFEHHLVKPVSTDVLPAAMNGMR; from the coding sequence GTGATCACGCGGCAAGTGCATCACCTCGGCCGGAGGGTCGACGATTTGCTCGACGTCTCGCGCGTCGCACGTGGCCTCATTTCGCTCTCGAAGCGCCCCACCGAGCTCGAATCGGTGATCACGCGGGCGCTCGAGATGGCGAGCCCGCTGCTCGAAGAACGCCGCCACCACGTGACCATGAACGTGCCGCGGACTGGACTCTCCGTGAACGCGGATCCCGACAGGCTCGCGCAGGTCTTCGCCAACCTTTTCACGAACGCGGCGAAGTACACCGAGCCCGGCGGGAGTGTCGAGGTCTCGGCCGCGCGACATGGCGAGACCCTCGTGTCCGCGGTGCGCGACACGGGCGTGGGCATGAGCGCAGAGCTGCTCGCGCGGGTCTTCGAGCCGTTCGTGCAAGGCGCGCAGGGCATGCGAGGAAGCAGCGACGCTGCTCGCGGACGTGATCCGCGCGCAGGGATGGCTCGTGGCCGTGGCCTTCGACGGGCCGCAGGCGCTCTCGATGCTCGAGTCATTCGCGCCGGACGTGGCCGTGCTCGACATCGGGCTGCCGGTGATGGACGGCTACGAGCTCGCCGCGCGGATCCGCGAGCATCTGGGGGCGCGGCGCCGCGCCTGCTCGCGGTGACGGGGTATGGCCAGGAGGAGGATCGCAGGCACACGGCCGAGGCGGGCTTCGAGCACCACCTCGTAAAGCCGGTGAGCACAGACGTGCTCCCCGCTGCGATGAACGGGATGCGGTGA
- a CDS encoding methyltransferase domain-containing protein, translated as MNLKRLKYMNNVAFLELNRFVRWVAHARPDLRIKFVLSSVIPWAIRKFQVIAELYPAVTIEVYDKALYPTQPVLEDDEFITVLRMQEKLIWHHEQELLTQHGLRPGLRVADICCGLGCFDIFIQRDFRPEYLVGVDHSRPLLRYARQVVSDYGLENIEYQYGDAAALLLADNSFDFVACRLSLQIFHQPEKILHELVRICRPGGRIYITNEMLSCVVGYPNEEVIQQGYKSFLQVSRQGGVDLDMGPKGRFLLQGAGLEDIKISQINISNTNSDPNELARVVELWIRVAWQFGAAAGVDPSHHADVEKGLRAHMETILSDRGYAVWPIIAASGRKPFRTS; from the coding sequence GTGAACTTGAAGCGGCTCAAGTACATGAACAACGTCGCGTTCCTCGAGCTGAACCGCTTCGTACGCTGGGTGGCGCATGCGCGCCCGGACCTTCGTATCAAGTTCGTCCTCTCCAGCGTCATTCCCTGGGCCATACGCAAGTTCCAGGTCATTGCCGAGCTCTATCCGGCGGTCACGATCGAGGTCTATGACAAGGCCCTCTATCCGACCCAGCCGGTGCTCGAGGACGACGAGTTCATTACCGTCCTCCGGATGCAGGAGAAGCTCATCTGGCATCACGAGCAGGAACTCCTGACGCAGCACGGCTTGCGCCCGGGGCTGCGCGTGGCCGACATCTGCTGCGGCCTCGGCTGCTTCGACATCTTCATCCAGCGTGACTTCCGGCCAGAGTACCTCGTCGGCGTCGATCATTCGAGGCCCCTCCTGCGGTATGCGCGGCAGGTGGTATCGGATTACGGGCTGGAGAACATCGAGTATCAATACGGCGACGCCGCGGCGCTCCTCCTCGCCGACAACTCGTTCGACTTCGTGGCCTGCCGGCTATCGCTTCAGATCTTCCATCAGCCGGAGAAGATCCTCCACGAGCTCGTACGGATATGCCGCCCCGGCGGGCGTATCTACATCACGAACGAGATGCTCTCCTGCGTGGTTGGCTATCCAAACGAGGAGGTCATTCAGCAGGGGTACAAGAGCTTCCTCCAGGTGAGCCGTCAGGGCGGCGTGGATCTCGACATGGGGCCGAAGGGGCGTTTCCTCCTTCAGGGCGCTGGGCTCGAAGATATCAAGATCAGCCAGATCAACATCAGCAACACGAACTCCGACCCGAACGAGCTCGCGCGGGTCGTCGAGCTCTGGATCCGCGTCGCCTGGCAGTTCGGCGCGGCGGCTGGCGTGGATCCATCCCATCACGCGGATGTCGAAAAGGGTTTGCGGGCACACATGGAAACGATCCTCAGCGATCGTGGCTATGCGGTATGGCCCATCATCGCTGCGTCGGGACGTAAGCCGTTCCGGACCAGCTGA
- a CDS encoding DUF692 domain-containing protein codes for MAFGSTITGVGLGLRFDFLDDVLARVEADAPLGPAQFFEVAPENYMRRGGFVPAALERIAARCPLLSHGLSMSLGGLDPLDDAYMRELAAFTRRFGVPFHSDHLCFSGFGGRMAHELLPLPQTRGAAAYVAARVREAEDRLGLPMVVENITRYVVPGAPEMEEAAFVAEVLDRSGSKLLLDVNNVYVNAINDGTDPLAFLAEIPLDRVAAIHVAGHEKRAGTDLVIDTHGADVLGEVLSLLTWTIERTGPVPVVLERDHAIPPLDELLRELSRVEAAYQAGLAAREARARG; via the coding sequence GTGGCTTTCGGGTCGACGATCACGGGAGTCGGCCTCGGGCTCAGGTTCGACTTTCTCGACGACGTGCTCGCGCGGGTCGAGGCGGACGCGCCGCTCGGGCCCGCGCAGTTTTTCGAGGTCGCGCCGGAAAACTACATGCGCCGGGGCGGGTTCGTCCCGGCTGCGCTCGAACGGATCGCGGCGCGATGTCCGCTGCTCTCGCACGGGCTCTCGATGTCCCTCGGCGGGCTCGATCCCTTGGATGACGCGTACATGCGCGAGCTCGCCGCCTTCACGCGGCGGTTCGGCGTGCCGTTCCACTCGGACCACCTGTGTTTTTCGGGGTTCGGGGGGCGCATGGCGCACGAGCTGTTGCCGCTGCCGCAGACGCGGGGCGCAGCGGCGTACGTGGCCGCGCGGGTGCGGGAGGCCGAGGATCGGCTCGGATTGCCGATGGTGGTGGAGAACATCACGCGGTACGTCGTGCCAGGCGCGCCGGAGATGGAGGAGGCGGCGTTCGTCGCAGAGGTGCTCGATCGTTCGGGGTCAAAACTTCTGCTCGACGTGAACAACGTGTACGTGAACGCGATCAACGACGGCACGGATCCGCTCGCGTTTCTCGCGGAGATCCCGCTCGATCGGGTCGCCGCGATCCATGTGGCGGGGCACGAGAAGCGCGCCGGGACGGACCTCGTGATCGATACGCACGGCGCAGACGTGCTCGGCGAGGTGCTGTCGCTGCTCACGTGGACGATCGAGCGGACAGGGCCCGTGCCCGTGGTGCTGGAGCGGGATCACGCGATCCCGCCGCTCGACGAGCTGCTGCGGGAGCTGTCGCGGGTCGAAGCGGCCTACCAGGCAGGGCTCGCGGCGCGGGAGGCGCGGGCGCGTGGCTGA
- a CDS encoding SpoIIE family protein phosphatase — MSSDARESLRGAKANGLLARFKKFNTKFLLVTGVSVLLGAILNMLVARQGIHKLSLEATREIEAGLNIAYRESLTNHLVDTSQHVNSSFQQAIADLEVVSDIAQTIVDKDGDMSGIHATLSSMPYFKDRFSFTPPTQRKDKDGKDQPAGDWLQNDPTEPSVITAWGYMQKDGVILPDAQAAIDKSAYLDLILPSFTRHGAPKLQIYMVGPPAYPFVRLSPYADLGKVFDELYPGHNKTNFYEFFYAGLIPSWETWIKEPGGVQARKTHATIFPPYMDAGGGGLIMTIFHPVWAKDRTGIEGAVAVDLTLETLITYIKDVKLAETGFAFLAQANGNVVAVNDTGVKKLGLTTKADKQGLELLHRFLKDSTESEVAAIALPTDVAVHYREDVQIGGQPHIMVLKQLTTFQTLADGKIAPENWTLGFVVPKKEIYASLYKAQDAIEASRTSIVASQAFVSFGSILVLMAGVFLVSRKMTGTLVALSEGATRMRQGDYAVRVHVTSEDEIGQLTAAFNEMAAEIQAHTNNLEALVKARTGELEDANKEIMSLNAQLAQENLRLGAELNVARQLQLMVLPPAQELQEIKDLDIAGYMSPADEVGGDYYDVLRGNGVIKIGIGDVTGHGLESGVLMLMVQTAVRTLLASNETDPTRFLGIVNKVIYQNIQRISSDKNLTLSLMDYSDGKLRLTGQHEEVIVVRSSGELERVDTTGLGLPVGMDEDITDFLSNTEIALESEDVVVLFTDGVTEAERTDTAQYGVERLCEIVSQNHKKTSQEIKDAIIEDLMNHIGTNKVYDDITVLVIKRL; from the coding sequence GTGTCGTCAGACGCTCGTGAGAGTCTCAGAGGAGCGAAGGCCAACGGCCTGCTCGCGAGATTCAAGAAATTCAACACCAAGTTTCTTCTGGTCACGGGCGTCAGCGTTCTGCTCGGCGCGATCCTCAACATGCTCGTGGCCCGTCAGGGCATCCACAAACTGAGCCTGGAGGCGACCCGCGAGATCGAGGCGGGCCTCAATATCGCCTACCGCGAGTCGCTGACGAACCACCTTGTCGACACGAGCCAGCACGTCAACTCGAGCTTTCAGCAAGCCATCGCCGACCTTGAGGTCGTCTCCGACATAGCGCAAACCATCGTCGACAAGGACGGCGACATGAGTGGCATCCACGCCACCCTGTCGTCGATGCCGTATTTCAAGGATCGGTTCTCGTTCACCCCGCCGACGCAGCGTAAGGACAAGGACGGTAAGGATCAGCCTGCGGGGGATTGGCTGCAGAACGACCCCACGGAGCCCTCGGTCATCACGGCCTGGGGCTACATGCAGAAGGACGGCGTGATCCTGCCCGACGCGCAGGCGGCGATCGACAAGTCCGCGTACCTGGACCTCATCCTGCCGTCGTTCACGCGGCATGGGGCGCCGAAGCTCCAGATCTACATGGTCGGGCCGCCCGCGTATCCGTTCGTGCGCCTTTCGCCATACGCGGACCTCGGCAAGGTCTTCGATGAGCTCTATCCGGGCCATAACAAGACGAACTTCTACGAGTTCTTCTATGCCGGCCTCATCCCGAGCTGGGAGACGTGGATCAAGGAACCCGGCGGCGTTCAGGCGCGCAAGACCCACGCGACGATCTTCCCGCCGTACATGGATGCTGGTGGCGGCGGCCTGATCATGACGATCTTCCACCCGGTGTGGGCGAAGGATCGGACGGGCATCGAGGGGGCGGTCGCCGTTGATCTGACGCTGGAGACGCTCATCACGTACATCAAGGACGTCAAGCTCGCAGAGACGGGCTTTGCGTTCCTCGCGCAGGCGAACGGCAACGTCGTCGCGGTGAATGACACCGGCGTGAAGAAGCTCGGCCTGACGACAAAGGCGGACAAGCAGGGCCTCGAGCTCCTGCATCGGTTCTTGAAGGACAGCACCGAGTCTGAGGTCGCGGCGATCGCGCTCCCGACCGACGTGGCGGTTCACTACCGCGAGGATGTGCAGATCGGCGGGCAGCCGCACATCATGGTGCTGAAGCAGTTGACGACGTTCCAGACCCTGGCGGACGGCAAGATCGCGCCGGAGAACTGGACGCTCGGCTTCGTGGTGCCGAAGAAAGAGATTTATGCGTCTTTGTACAAGGCGCAGGATGCGATCGAGGCGAGCCGGACGAGCATCGTGGCGAGCCAGGCGTTCGTCTCCTTCGGCTCGATCCTCGTCCTCATGGCGGGCGTCTTCCTCGTCTCGCGGAAGATGACCGGCACGCTCGTGGCCCTCTCGGAGGGCGCGACGCGCATGCGCCAGGGCGACTACGCGGTGCGCGTGCACGTGACGAGCGAGGACGAGATCGGGCAGCTCACGGCGGCCTTCAACGAGATGGCCGCCGAGATCCAGGCCCATACGAACAACCTCGAAGCGCTCGTCAAGGCACGGACCGGGGAGCTCGAGGACGCGAACAAGGAGATCATGAGCCTCAACGCCCAGCTCGCGCAGGAGAACCTGCGGCTCGGCGCGGAGCTCAACGTGGCGCGGCAGCTCCAGCTCATGGTGCTTCCGCCCGCGCAGGAGCTGCAGGAGATCAAGGACCTCGACATCGCGGGGTACATGTCGCCTGCGGACGAGGTCGGCGGTGACTATTACGATGTGCTCCGCGGCAACGGCGTCATCAAGATCGGCATCGGCGACGTAACGGGGCACGGCCTCGAGAGCGGCGTGCTCATGCTGATGGTGCAGACGGCGGTTCGTACGCTACTCGCCAGCAATGAGACCGATCCGACGCGGTTCCTCGGCATCGTCAACAAGGTCATCTACCAGAACATCCAGCGCATCAGCTCGGACAAGAACCTCACGCTGTCGCTGATGGACTACAGTGACGGCAAGCTCCGGCTCACGGGGCAGCACGAAGAGGTCATCGTCGTACGGTCCTCGGGCGAGCTCGAGCGTGTGGACACGACCGGGCTCGGGCTCCCGGTGGGTATGGACGAGGACATCACCGATTTCCTCTCCAACACCGAGATCGCTCTGGAGTCGGAGGACGTCGTCGTTCTCTTCACGGACGGGGTGACGGAGGCGGAGCGCACCGACACGGCGCAGTACGGCGTCGAGCGGCTATGCGAGATCGTCTCTCAGAATCACAAGAAGACGTCGCAGGAGATCAAGGACGCGATCATCGAGGACCTGATGAACCACATCGGAACCAACAAGGTCTACGATGACATCACCGTGTTGGTCATCAAGAGGCTATGA
- a CDS encoding HvfC/BufC N-terminal domain-containing protein: MAEEEEGRAAIAEVAATFAAVVQGPPAETRLGVYRSLVRRGIVGAVRAQMPRTAAALGAQFEATLDLWLDEALPRSPYLRDAAAEFVGWAAARWAADPTVPPWIADLARHEVARFEVAAAAVAGEPSGLPLALDRAVVFGGAARVVRTTWAVHRLPEETSGEPQEQPTALLLYRDGAHEVRCLVLSPLAAAILMRLLEGARLGEAVTAACTALGEPLDEAVLRGTSEVLADLGERGVVLGAVEQGNHDPGTHAAGERGIVARERT; encoded by the coding sequence GTGGCTGAAGAAGAGGAGGGGCGGGCCGCGATCGCCGAGGTCGCGGCGACGTTCGCGGCGGTCGTGCAAGGGCCGCCGGCGGAGACGCGGCTCGGGGTGTACAGGTCGCTCGTTCGCCGCGGAATCGTGGGGGCCGTACGGGCGCAGATGCCTCGCACGGCGGCTGCGCTCGGGGCGCAGTTCGAGGCGACGCTGGACCTTTGGCTCGACGAGGCGCTGCCGCGCTCGCCGTACCTGCGTGACGCCGCGGCCGAGTTCGTCGGTTGGGCTGCAGCGCGATGGGCCGCGGATCCGACCGTTCCGCCGTGGATTGCCGATCTAGCGCGTCACGAGGTCGCGCGATTCGAGGTCGCAGCGGCGGCTGTGGCGGGCGAGCCGAGCGGCCTTCCGCTCGCGCTCGATCGGGCGGTCGTGTTCGGCGGCGCGGCCCGGGTCGTTCGGACCACGTGGGCCGTGCACCGCTTGCCGGAGGAAACGTCGGGCGAGCCGCAAGAACAGCCCACGGCCTTGCTCCTGTACCGGGACGGGGCGCACGAGGTCCGATGCCTCGTGCTCTCGCCGCTCGCGGCCGCGATCCTCATGCGGCTCCTCGAAGGCGCGCGGCTCGGGGAGGCGGTGACGGCGGCGTGTACGGCGCTCGGGGAGCCGCTCGACGAGGCGGTGTTGCGAGGCACGTCCGAGGTGCTCGCGGACCTCGGGGAGCGCGGGGTGGTCCTCGGCGCGGTCGAGCAAGGAAATCACGATCCCGGCACGCACGCGGCGGGCGAGCGCGGTATAGTCGCCCGCGAACGAACATGA